A part of Diprion similis isolate iyDipSimi1 chromosome 12, iyDipSimi1.1, whole genome shotgun sequence genomic DNA contains:
- the LOC124413651 gene encoding uncharacterized protein LOC124413651, whose product MFSCYRNDFSDTRESETPLASTNCCRTSNHTVTMSKLHNFHADEEGRRGTQKQKYPLDDYLINGNLQTCTQASMLTPISPVSSPETADVLQNAERLVKNAQQQLMEVSFDSALHTLDDNPTSYIGHQCLDENLLHICEIVESKFQESNNPSKTYGEKDLMANVPTSNRELKYDKFSVKESDSILNKPLEISGQNYECSANQLADGIFFQNKKPFFQKAPNWFKIERPQQVTVFPVSTACSLKSKSKSSCVIQQRCATTNTRVVEINSRDHQTSNMQVQEGPRVDIRGGLTIQAIENIHISPQSSLVPICNNTASYSFQYEASSKSSFIDSNRTRVDNHSTTNSNARTTYDTGKEKHMRLTNYNYVQKPVNPENDDNVDVTFPQDQNKSSYYANKDTTDTRQTFITDTTNVNNENENSSQSNLSNGKNKVCLDSVLVENYKLKNLPTHSERVNEPKTTNELVYDLKENETLKKSVSINLTPVTTPFYQQIPIIDSELKKDNEQEVIEPPYPSQDHLEISSDLELTHVLSDKNYKQRMRICTQDCETGSCSRKCESDVVHREKQKFKEALETIANIQKIRFDVKDSGIIPAKCTQICEHKNRCIADENDLEPRSILEAENFKAALEKLCNFNQNTNSKMSTDSKMCQQAIDDFVNMFYSSNNQSKFAQDSYNPSSSNSENKDEPSKQNERNTNNKVTKNIRTEANNEETVTAPKGVKSIPEQKQIKNRQVSNKNNKPKTATAIGDPPTSNINTSRTKTFNKAAKSPVPQSQFSKDNNSEQEKIRLNLISKQQEVSLENLNLPEPCVSDVDAILNIYQESMAAICQGTEKLSQLISRHIMKNALSSSDQISSPPVFGDLHQGSSTKPTSNLVPCSSKKTSPPLHSAQEKASADQFPIRIVPCSNKTRTTKITQQINGKDNIPEHEDSPSFSSRDDTESSSENNSVCTNQKLARNECETACNRSFMNQRTLSDVIEESSCVNFDVVNDTSNSPIITTAQAQTSVNNRPQLAPAQHSVAKNVRKPGGTQFMDVQYCITEPFEAPISIGMTLDKKSSLSQSALKSPFSAYFNLESACDKDARFHRHSNYDIHSDQTSDINLYKCPILISGYSDNFKVSDNHPDDKLMVEGGVAYNKQVELQVFSKILDAMKNSSHFMNQFVVSIFNGLEIHSINDIVRNLEDAAVHPNIIEQLLIILRERGRDESSIGDIPDFLQTSDKMNDLKNSIGSKGAMTASNIDTDRRNDDPAALHHRLRQVNKSWDPAERETNLKLNFNECYAGSRDSANSDVDKAVKVELQNHPMNNENTKNDRLKTPNSILENKSCASESSLGIICNSSSQKRSSEIGVELDHNYQGVKVKSLGKETCCTNEITPKSKRDPHDIIEISTSVNTVSKKHDSDNGTEKDISFLIPYDNESNSKIENLSNVGDFTSVTLKNESTEKTMGMQIKRNCQNSLCINSPSQGMETEMNSNAATGQSSAVTNKTKKTLKMSDDPMTARTNSSGNRQINDGNMMCNCKKYDSHEVSGAETHHMLSQSLINPVNKIAVSQNHPHYNHAHAVDLLARTADDNPNLITVTSAGRSNKRSKPSNLAVTSKSHMKKTVDSSRTSSKKSNSFKKKVKGDKKVSRDTKQSTRKCTEKTQSSGSGKSDSKNDCALCIQLVGMCNCLDCTNCVINCTRCKEIMTKRKNNEKEKLPKSTLSPRHDNCFKLLGQNADKFTFSTVPNSALTELTPVPLESSKKADVKNRDYCQGIRKMNENLIDQKDVISKMQQSKLKSNSAMLNSVNNNNGSINRKITPIKKMLQDAASTAGTSKVEDKVQNTEKIIPHVTTCKSTETCDMKKYEGLNPFKGAEHLCRGETIAQEPREHLPRKLDKHTEIDRVNATIDKTTSTIETMKHHSATQDSTENYKSTNCESADNINCTVMTSTEIKDFSTKKSQTSRTCNDSHKHEAIHSRTDSEVGIVSVPKVASQNMFDDATIIVLQPLNELDHTFFIAKPNCVEQNIIKEKLNQNFNIRNTNITDPNHLLVCNLNQQEEQSREQLIQSNCNITQHVNRVDKSIGKDIELTNTKSGSNRVKHQDCQINYPGDNGVGNSTGNRQSSVAFAPTYETSSMTRFYEKPNKCEDLCTNDTDCLEICPQSPPKSYDSRFRCQQDCPNEDICRKICSQEPHREQSLQTNSVNINAILEKFITENNIPNVKLPIVKTLLQELKKVKDCLGVETKKLEIIHEDSETHTDFGQAKKENGGKEEEGASPRYSRNDPHQESVQYEESDEKLQYIIKNRKSLSVPNVVRDVADMHPSTKLERLKIRPADPLVSGNSNKSESDRRYSVFNKQNAASSIDLNDPKTKEYLASLKHRHQGEESSSDSSAETLQSTVTNTPQKIPAPGKSNDKHASKLHNSRRGMDADPVRSKVLNERSGEHDDNLTKSFESCDLEPGEFLHVRSPFDEPMQFCIDYRIVDTENPKLLPNLPTCSNPDDKNGFATNADDTISPTTQPQTESLENECESGFNAAKVLDTVMQDKDDENQLIDKSDSVSAVRSKLFKPAAYGIVDKIIDKDENEFMQNKSKPESSISMSTDDRFTDRNVPNFPDMESNTVKTCSLYPVTENCECLVTNRCLNLMEEKNICALTSENKKKGQTRKRSDFQLSDSAECSNRPEIIDHFLGKTKLEDMKIRIKIHMIHIPKVKSIGQARVRILWARSEFLHRVALPAAELSKTQKV is encoded by the exons ATGTTTTCATGTTACAGAAATGACTTCAGTGATACAAGGGAATCTGAAACACCTTTGGCATCGACAAATTGCTGCCGAACATCTAATCATACAGTAACAATGTCCAAATTACATAATTTCCACGCAGATGAAGAGGGCAGGAGAGGCACTCAAAAGCAGAAATACCCATTGGATGACTACTTG attaaTGGAAATCTGCAGACATGCACACAGGCATCTATGCTAACACCAATTAGTCCTGTATCGAGCCCGGAAACGGCAGATGTATTACAGAATGCAGAGAGGCTTGTAAAAAATGCACAGCAACAACTTATGGAAGTCAGTTTTGACTCAGCATTACATACCCTTGACGATAATCCTACAAG TTACATAGGACACCAGTGCTTAGATGAGAATTTATTGCATATTTGTGAGATCGTTGAATCTAAGTTCCAAGAATCTAACAACCCAAGTAAAACGTACGGTGAGAAAGACTTGATGGCAAATGTACCTACTTCCAACAGAGAATTAAAAtacgataaattttctgtaaaagAATCTGATAGCATACTTAATAAGCCATTGGAAATATCAGGACAGAATTACGAATGCTCTGCAAACCAGTTAGCAGAtgggatattttttcaaaacaagaaGCCGTTTTTTCAAAAGGCACCCAATTGGTTCAAGATCGAGCGACCCCAACAAGTTACTGTTTTTCCAGTGTCTACAGCGTGCAGTCTGAAATCCAAAAGCAAAAGTTCGTGTGTGATTCAACAACGCTGTGCAACAACTAATACTCGAGTGGTCGAAATTAATAGTAGAGATCATCAAACCAGCAATATGCAAGTCCAAGAAGGACCCAGAGTGGATATTCGGGGTGGATTGACGATTCAAgccattgaaaatattcacataTCGCCACAGTCCTCATTGGTACCAATTTGTAATAACACAGCTTCATACTCCTTTCAGTATGAGGCATCATCAAAGTCAAGTTTCATCGATTCAAACAGAACTCGTGTAGATAATCATAGTACAACTAATTCAAATGCAAGGACTACGTATGATACTGGAAAAGAAAAGCATATGCGATTGACAAATTACAACTATGTCCAAAAACCAGTAAATCCGGAAAATGATGACAATGTTGACGTTACTTTTCCGCAGGATCAAAATAAATCTAGTTATTACGCGAATAAAGATACAACCGATACGCGGCAAACTTTCATTACTGATACTACTAAtgttaataatgaaaatgaaaattccagCCAATCGAACTTGAGTAATGGCAAAAACAAAGTATGCCTTGACAGTGtacttgttgaaaattataagcTGAAAAACTTACCGACTCATAGTGAAAGAGTAAATGAGCCGAAAACAACAAATGAGCTGGTATatgatttgaaagaaaacgaaacttTAAAAAAGTCTGTCAGTATAAATTTAACTCCAGTGACAACACCTTTCTATCAGCAAATTCCCATAATAGACTCAGAGTTGAAAAAGGATAATGAGCAAGAAGTGATAGAACCGCCGTATCCTTCCCAGGATCACCTtgaaatttcttcagatttgGAACTCACCCACGTACTttcggataaaaattataaacagcGTATGCGAATCTGTACTCAAGACTGTGAGACTGGTTCATGTTCAAGGAAATGCGAGAGCGATGTTGTAcatagagaaaaacaaaagtttaaAGAGGCGTTAGAAACAATAGCCAACATACAGAAGATCAGATTTGATGTAAAAGATTCCGGTATTATTCCAGCAAAGTGCACACAGATATGCGAGCATAAAAACCGTTGTATCGCAGATGAAAATGATCTTGAGCCAAGATCAATATTGGAAGCTGAAAACTTCAAAGCAGCATTGGAGAAGCTTTGCAACTTCAATCAGAATACTAATTCTAAAATGTCTACTGACTCTAAGATGTGTCAACAGGCGATTGATGATTTTGTTAATATGTTTTATAGCTCAAATAATCAGTCAAAGTTTGCACAGGATAGTTATAACCCTTCGAGTtcgaattctgaaaataaggatGAACcttcaaaacaaaatgaacGTAATACCAATAATAAGGTAACTAAGAATATTAGAACTGAAGCAAACAATGAAGAGACTGTGACAGCTCCAAAAGGGGTGAAATCGATTCCTGAGCAAAAGCAGATAAAGAATCGTCAagtatcaaataaaaataacaaacccAAAACTGCAACAGCAATTGGAGATCCACCGACATCGAACATTAACACCAGTCGAACAAAAACGTTCAATAAAGCCGCCAAGTCTCCGGTACCCCAAAGTCAATTCTCAAAAGATAATAACTCTGAGCAGGAAAAAATCCGACTGAATTTGATTTCTAAACAACAAGAAGTTAGTctggaaaatttaaatttaccaGAACCGTGTGTATCAGATGTGGACgcgattttgaatatttaccaAGAATCTATGGCAGCCATTTGCCAAGGTACCGAAAAATTGTCACAACTAATATCACGTCACATAATGAAAAATGCCCTATCTTCTTCTGATCAGATTTCATCTCCACCTGTTTTCGGTGACTTACATCAAGGGAGTTCTACCAAACCTACATCGAATTTAGTACCTTGTAGCTCAAAAAAAACGTCACCACCGTTGCATTCTGCTCAAGAAAAAGCTTCTGCAGATCAATTCCCCATCCGAATTGTGCCATGTTCTAATAAAACACGAACTACGAAAATAACCCAGCAAATAAACGGAAAGGATAATATCCCAGAACACGAAGATTCGCCCAGTTTTTCATCAAGGGATGATACAGAAAGTAGCAGCGAAAATAATTCAGTTTGTACCAATCAGAAGTTGGCAAGAAATGAATGTGAAACGGCGTGTAATAGAAGTTTTATGAATCAGCGAACTCTATCGGATGTCATTGAAGAAAGTAGTTGTGTAAATTTTGATGTTGTAAACGATACAAGTAATTCtccaataataacaacagccCAAGCTCAAACTTCAGTGAATAACAGACCGCAACTTGCACCAGCACAGCACAGCGTTGCAAAGAATGTACGAAAACCAGGTGGAACCCAATTTATGGATGTTCAATATTGTATAACTGAACCATTCGAAGCACCAATATCCATTGGAATGACATTAGATAAGAAGAGCTCGCTCTCGCAGTCTGCCTTAAAAAGCCCATTTTCTGCATATTTCAATTTAGAAAGTGCCTGCGATAAAGATGCAAGGTTTCATCGCCACTCTAATTATGATATTCATAGCGATCAGACTTCGGACATTAATTTGTATAAGTGTCCAATATTAATATCCGGATATAGCGACAACTTCAAGGTATCAGACAATCATCCAGATGACAAGTTGATGGTGGAAGGAGGTGTTGCATACAACAAACAAGTAGAGCTGCAAGTATTCAGCAAAATTCTTGATgctatgaaaaattcttcgcaTTTTATGAATCAGTTtgtcgtttcaatttttaatggaTTGGAAATTCACTCTATTAACGACATAGTGAGAAACTTGGAAGACGCTGCAGTGCATCCAAATATCATTGAGCAGCTTTTGATAATACTAAGAGAACGGGGCAGGGATGAATCTTCAATTGGGGATATACCAGACTTTTTACAGACCAGTGACAAAatgaatgatttaaaaaattctatcggCTCCAAAGGTGCTATGACAGCATCAAATATAGATACCGATAGAAGAAATGATGATCCAGCTGCTCTGCATCATAGGCTTAGGCAGGTAAATAAGAGCTGGGATCCAGCAGAGCGAGAGACAAATTTGAAGTTAAACTTTAATGAATGTTATGCGGGTTCACGTGATAGTGCCAACAGCGATGTCGACAAAGCTGTTAAAGTTGAATTACAAAACCATCCAATGAACAACGAAAATACTAAAAACGATAGGTTGAAAACACCCAACTCAATTCTTGAAAACAAATCTTGCGCATCTGAATCATCATTAGGCATAATTTGCAATAGTTCAAGTCAGAAGAGATCTTCTGAAATTGGAGTGGAATTAGACCACAATTACCAAGGAGTAAAAGTAAAATCGCTGGGCAAAGAGACTTGCTGTACTAATGAAATCACACCAAAGAGTAAACGTGATCCGCATGATATCATCGAAATCTCAACTTCTGTTAATACGGTTTCAAAAAAACATGACAGCGATAACGGCACTGAAAAGGATATTAGTTTCTTAATCCCATACGATAATGAATCGAATAGCAAGATTGAGAATCTATCCAATGTGGGAGATTTTACGAGTGTTACTTTGAAGAATGAATCAACAGAAAAAACTATGGGAAtgcaaataaaaagaaactgcCAAAATAGTTTATGCATCAATTCTCCGTCACAAGGAATGGAGACAGAAATGAATTCGAATGCAGCTACTGGACAGTCGTCAGCAGTGACTAACAAGActaaaaaaacgttgaaaatgtCTGATGATCCAATGACGGCTAGAACAAATTCAAGTGGAAATCGTcaaataaatgatggaaatatGATGTGTAACTGTAAAAAATACGACAGTCATGAAGTTTCGGGAGCAGAGACGCATCATATGCTCAGTCAATCATTGATAAACCCAGTCAATAAAATAGCTGTTTCGCAAAATCATCCCCATTACAATCACGCTCACGCGGTGGATTTACTAGCAAGGACTGCTGATGATAATCCCAACTTGATAACTGTTACAAGTGCAGGAAGAAGCAATAAAAG GTCAAAACCATCAAATTTAGCTGTCACCTCAAAAAGC CATATGAAAAAAACGGTAGATTCAAGTAGAACAAGCAGCAAGAAATCGAATTCATTCAAAAAGAAAGTTAAAGGGGACAAAAAAGTATCCCGTGATACCAAGCAAAGTACAAGAAAGTGCACTGAAAAGACACAAAGTAGCGGCTCAGGAAAATCTGATTCAAAAAATGATTGTGCCTTGTGTATACAACTTGTAGGAATGTGCAATTGCCTTGATTGTACAAATTGCGTGATAAATTGCACAAGATGTAAGGAAATAATGACGAAAAGGAAGAATAACGAGAAAGAAAAGCTTCCCAAAAGTACATTGTCCCCGCGTCATGACAATTGTTTTAAACTCCTGGGACAAAACGCTGATAAATTTACGTTCTCAACAGTACCAAATTCTGCTCTAACAGAATTAACTCCTGTGCCATTAGAATCAAGCAAGAAAGCAGATGTTAAAAATAGAGATTATTGTCAGGGAATacgaaaaatgaacgaaaacCTGATTGACCAAAAAGATGTAATTTCGAAGATGCAACAATCAAAATTAAAGTCTAACTCTGCCATGTTGAATAGTGTCAATAACAACAACGGGTCAATTAATCGCAAGATAAcaccaattaaaaaaatgttacaagaTGCTGCTTCTACTGCAGGTACTTCAAAAGTGGAAGATAAAGTGCAGAACACAGAAAAGATCATACCACACGTCACCACATGCAAGAGTACCGAAACGTGCgacatgaaaaaatatgaaggcCTCAATCCATTTAAAGGTGCAGAACATTTGTGTAGAGGAGAAACAATTGCTCAAGAACCGAGAGAGCATTTACCAAGGAAGTTAGATAAACATACAGAAATTGATAGAGTCAATGCAACAATAGATAAGACAACAAGCACGATAGAAACTATGAAGCATCATTCGGCGACACAGGATTCAACAGAAAACTACAAAAGTACCAACTGTGAGAGTGCAGATAATATAAACTGTACAGTTATGACATCCACagaaataaaagatttttcgacaaaGAAATCGCAAACTTCGAGGACATGTAACGATTCCCACAAACATGAAGCTATTCACTCAAGAACTGATTCAGAAGTAGGAATAGTTTCAGTGCCTAAAGTAGCAAGTCAAAACATGTTCGACGATGCAACTATTATAGTGCTCCAACCATTAAACGAATTGGatcatacatttttcatcgcaAAACCAAATTGTGTAGAGCAGAatataattaaagaaaaattaaaccagAATTTTAACATTAGAAACACCAACATAACGGATCCAAACCATCTTTTAGTTTGCAATCTCAACCAGCAAGAAGAGCAGTCTCGAGAACAATTAATTCAATCAAACTGCAATATCACTCAACATGTGAATCGTGTCGACAAAAGTATTGGCAAAGATATTGAACTTACTAATACCAAAAGTGGTTCGAATCGTGTTAAACATCAAGATTGTCAAATTAATTACCCAGGTGATAACGGGGTGGGGAATTCAACTGGTAATAGACAATCAAGTGTAGCTTTTGCTCCAACATACGAAACGAGTTCCATGACTCGCTTCTATGAAAAACCGAACAAATGCGAAGATTTATGCACAAATGATACAGATTGTCTTGAAATCTGTCCTCAGTCACCACCAAAATCATACGATTCAAGGTTTCGTTGCCAACAGGATTGTCCAAACGAGGACATCTGTCGTAAAATTTGTTCACAGGAACCTCACCGTGAACAATCGTTGCAAACCAATTCAGTTAACATTAATGccatattggaaaaatttataacag AAAATAACATACCAAATGTGAAACTGCCAATTGTTAAAACACTTCTTCAAGAATTGAAGAAAGTCAAGGATTGCTTGGGAGTGGAAACAAAGAAACTAGAAATAATACATGAAGATTCAGAGACGCATACTGATTTTGGCCAggctaaaaaagaaaatggagggaaagaagaagaaggagctAGTCCAA GATATAGTAGAAATGACCCTCATCAAGAAAGTGTACAATACGAAGAATCGGACGAAAAGTTACAGTACATAATTAAGAACAGAAAAAGCCTTAGTGTTCCAAATGTTGTACGAGATGTTGCTGACATGCATCCATCTACAAAATTAGAGCGTTTAAAAATAAGACCGGCAGATCCCCTTGTCTCAGGAAATTCCAATAAATCAGAGTCAGATAGAAGATATTCAGttttcaataaacaaaatGCTGCATCAtcaattgatttgaatgatcCAAAAACGAAAGAATATTTAGCATCTCTGAAACATAGGCACCAAGGAGAAGAATCATCTTCAGATAGTTCAGCAGAGACACTGCAATCAACAGTAACGAACACTCCTCAAAAAATTCCGGCACCAGGGAAATCCAACGATAAGCATGCCTCTAAGTTGCACAACAGTAGACGAGGTATGGATGCAGATCCTGTTCGCTCAAAAGTATTGAATGAAAGGTCAGGCGAGCACGATGACAATTTGACCAAATCATTTGAAAGTTGTGATTTAGAGCCTGGTGAATTTTTACATGTGCGATCACCATTCGATGAACCTATGCAGTTTTGTATAGATTATAGAATAGTTGATACAGAAAATCCAAAACTATTGCCCAATCTACCGACGTGCAGCAACCCTGATGATAAAAATGGTTTTGCTACGAACGCAGATGATACAATTTCACCAACAACACAGCCGCAAACTGAATCTCTTGAAAACGAGTGCGAATCTGGTTTTAATGCTGCGAAAGTGCTTGATACAGTAATGCAAGAtaaagatgatgaaaatcaaTTGATCGATAAGTCTGATAGCGTCTCTGCTGTTAGATCGAAGCTCTTCAAGCCTGCGGCTTATGGAATAGTGGacaaaattattgataaagaTGAAA ATGAATTTATGCAAAATAAGTCAAAACCTGAGAGCTCAATAAGTATGAGTACTGATGACAGGTTCACAGATAGAAATGTACCAAATTTCCCTGACATGGAAAGCAATACAGTTAAGACATGCAGTTTATATCCAGTTACTGAAAATTGCGAGTGTTTGGTGACAAATAGATGCCTTAAtttgatggaagaaaaaaatatatgtgcaCTTACtagtgagaataaaaaaaaaggacaaacGCGGAAACGGTCTGACTTTCAACTTTCCGATAGTGCTGAATGCAGCAATAGACCAGAGATCATTGACCATTTTCTAGGCAAAACTAAGCTTGAAGACATGAAAATAAGA ATCAAGATTCATATGATACATATTCCGAAGGTGAAATCAATTGGCCAAGCTCGTGTTCGTATTCTTTGGGCGAGGTCAGAATTTCTACACCGAGTTGCACTACCGGCGGCAGAACTTTCAAAGACCCAGAAAGTTTAA
- the LOC124413248 gene encoding inositol-tetrakisphosphate 1-kinase-like — MCDDRKVIGFWISEKKRQKLNWSEFEKVCAKNGFTLKMVDLNPDIENQGRLDIFVHKLTNTLALAEHGDQNAKTIISRIQEFIKKRSEMIVIDPLENVNNLRNRHKCYRIMRNALQHDDVFAPNFVEFKSTNVEENLSLLKRKNVKFPFLCKPLLAQGSTDAHKMMVIFNKDGLEDCQVPCVAQDFINHNAILYKLYVVGDKFHVVERPSLKNFYTKDCLTSNTIFFNSSDICKSGSNSKLSIISDEDKNLTIKPNFEIFQWIVRTINKAFGLTLIGIDVVIENHTKKYAIIDVNIFPSYDGYPHFFEQLIECIKKLIDQKVARLNSNSNSNKCLSDDLDSGFESDEKKRTLKESRLSNDTKNDSSVIP, encoded by the exons ATGTGCGACGACCGCAAAGTCATCGGTTTTTGGATATCCGAAAAGAAACGTCAGAAATTAAACTGGTCTGAGTTTGAGAAAGTATGTGCCAAGAATGGATTCACATTGAAAATG GTTGATCTTAACCCGGATATCGAGAATCAAGGACGTTTGGATATTTTTGTGcataaattaacaaatactcttgcaTTAGCTGAACATGGCGACCAAAAT gCAAAGACGATCATCTCAAGGATACAAGAATTCATTAAGAAACGTTCAGAAATGATCGTAATAGATCCTCTGGAAAATGTGAACAATTTACGGAACAGGCATAAGTGCTATAGAATAATGAGAAACGCTCTACAACACGATG ATGTATTTGCTCCAAATTTCGTCGAATTCAAATCCACAAACGTTGAAGAAAACCTGAGCCTTTTAAAGAGgaaaaacgtcaaatttcCATTCTTGTGCAAACCTTTACTTGCACAAGGTTCAACGGATGCACATAAA atgATGGTGATATTCAACAAAGATGGCCTGGAAGATTGCCAGGTTCCTTGCGTTGCGCAAGATTTCATCAACCATAATGCCATTTTGTACAAACTATATGTAGTCGGAGATAAATTCCACGTAGTTGAACGTCCTAGtctgaaaaacttttatacaAAAGACTGCTTGACATCGAatacaattttcttcaactcTTCTGACATTTGTAAAAGTGGTTCAAATTCTAAATTGTCTATTATATCGGACGAAGACAAGAATCTTACAATCAAaccaaactttgaaatttttcaatggatTGTCAGAACTATCAACAAGGCTTTTGGTCTTACTTTGATAGGAATTGATGTTGTTATCGAAAATCATACTAAGAAGTATGCAATCATAGATGTTAATATTTTCCCAAGCTATGATGGGTACCCACATTTTTTTGAGCAGCTAATCGAATGcataaagaaattaattgatcaAAAGGTTGCGAGACTAAATAGTAATTCCAACTCAAACAAGTGCCTCAGCGATGACTTAGACTCAGGTTTTgagagtgatgaaaaaaaacgtacTCTCAAAGAATCACGACTTTCTAATGATACTAAGAATGATTCTTCGGTCATACCGTAG